In one Drosophila pseudoobscura strain MV-25-SWS-2005 chromosome X, UCI_Dpse_MV25, whole genome shotgun sequence genomic region, the following are encoded:
- the brm gene encoding ATP-dependent helicase brm isoform X2 produces the protein MASPSPANSPMPPPQAPSPMAPPSQSPAPSPHSPYPHQQPGPPQGPPPGAPPHMQGPPPPGHPAAYGHPMQHGPPGQGPPPHHMPPHHQGMSPHMGMQMPPTGPNMSPIGYQTHGMPPNAPGTQPCIVSPGGPPGGPPPPERSSQENLHALQRAIDSMEEKGLQEDPRYSQLLAMRATSKHQHLNGNQVNLLRTQITAYRLLARNKPISMQMQQALQAAQQQPPPGPPIGPPGTPGGPPPGPQQQQQQHPGQPPVPPQQQQQQQQQPPPVTGTPPQCSTPPATSPYGQPVPGQKLQAVPPPPHMQQGQPLPPQPPVVGGPPPQQQPPPPQQPPSQQQQQPPPEQLQHQLPNGGKPLSMGPAGGQPLIPPSPMQQQQQPQQRSAPPGMPPGAQVPQPGGPPRPGAPPGQHQPMPKPNRVTTVAKPVGLDPITLLQERENRIAARISLRMQELQRLPATMSEDLRIQAAIELRALRVLNFQRQLRMEFVQCTRRDTTLETALNIKFYKRTKRQGLREARATEKLEKQQKLEAERKRRQKHLEFLAAVLQHGKDLREFHRNNKAQLARMNKSVMNYHANAEREQKKEQERIEKERMRRLMAEDEEGYRKLIDQKKDKRLAFLLSQTDEYISNLTQMVKQHKDDQMKKKEEEGKRLQLYKKELLMSGEYIGIDESSIVADMRVNVIETCTGKKLTGDDAPMLKHLYRWLSMHPGWDWIDDDDDGSGIGGSMGSMGINEDHKPKLEEQPQQSTEDVTDKSAAPPQPGDDGPKDLMTQAKVEDDEYKTEEQTYYSIAHTIHEKVYEQAAIMVNGQLKEYQIKGLEWLVSLYNNNLNGILADEMGLGKTIQTISLVTYLMDRKKVMGPFLIIVPLSTLPNWVLEFEKWAPAVSVVSYKGSPQGRRLLQNQMRATKFNVLLTTYEYVIKDKAVLAKIQWKYMIIDEGHRMKNHHCKLTQVLNTHYIAPYRLLLTGTPLQNKLPELWALLNFLLPSIFKSCSTFEQWFNAPFATTGEKVELNEEETILIIRRLHKVLRPFLLRRLKKEVEHQLPDKVEYIIKCDMSALQRVLYKHMQSKGVLLTDGSEKGKHGKGGAKALMNTIVQLRKLCNHPFMFQAIEEKYCDHTGGHGVVSGPDLYRVSGKFELLDRILPKLKATNHRVLLFCQMTQCMTIIEDYLSWRQFGYLRLDGTTKAEDRGELLRKFNAKGSDIFVFLLSTRAGGLGLNLQTADTVVIFDSDWNPHQDLQAQDRAHRIGQRNEVRVLRLMTVNSVEERILAAARYKLNMDEKVIQAGMFDQKSTGSERQQFLQTILHQDDNEEEEENEVPDDEMINMMIARSEEEVEIFKRMDVDRKKEDDEIHPGRERLIDESELPDWLTKDDEEVERFHYQYDEDTILGRGSRQRKEVDYTDSLTEKEWLKAIDEGAEFEEEEEEDDSKRKRRKRKNRKEESDDDSLILKRRRRQNLDKRAKKQMHKIMNAVIKVTQDGRTLSEPFMKLPSRQRLPDYYDIIKRPLDIKKILQRIEDCKYADLNELEKDFMQLCQNAQIYNEEASLIYLDSIALQKIFVGARQKVTAAADAAAVASGDNTGEAHGNGGGGSDNSDNDDDDGGDDGSDDEEIATTSAAAVKMKLKLNKSLASAPSTPTQPSTNVSSGAATTSKKQTRRKRAQKKYTISDDDDDDMD, from the exons ATGGCCTCGCCCTCGCCGGCGAACAGTCCCATGCCGCCACCACAGGCGCCCAGCCCGATGGCACCACCCTCACAGAGCCCAGCACCCTCGCCACATAGTCCGTACCCGCATCAGCAGCCGGGGCCGCCACAGGGACCACCGCCTGGAGCACCGCCCCACATGCAAGGGCCCCCGCCACCGGGCCACCCGGCTGCGTACGGACATCCGATGCAGCATGGACCACCAGGACAGGGCCCACCTCCGCATCATATGCCGCCACATCATCAGGGAATGA GTCCGCACATGGGAATGCAGATGCCGCCGACGGGACCGAATATGTCGCCCATCGGATATCAGACACACGGAATGCCTCCCAAT GCACCTGGCACACAACCGTGCATAGTCTCTCCGGGTGGACCCCCGGGCGGACCACCGCCGCCAGAGCGCTCCAGCCAGGAGAATCTGCACGCCCTGCAGCGGGCCATCGATTCGATGGAGGAGAAGGGACTGCAGGAGGATCCGCGCTACTCCCAGCTGCTGGCCATGCGGGCCACCTCGAAGCACCAGCATTTGAATGGCAATCAGGTCAATCTGTTGCGCACACAGATTACTGCCTACCGGCTGCTGGCGCGGAATAAGCCCATATCCATGCAGATGCAGCAGGCGCTGCAGGCGGCCCAGCAGCAACCGCCGCCAGGGCCACCGATTGGGCCACCGGGCACGCCCGGAGGACCCCCGCCtgggccgcagcagcagcaacagcagcatccagGTCAACCGCCAGTTCcacctcagcagcagcagcaacaacagcagcagccgccgccagtCACAGGAACGCCGCCGCAATGCTCCACACCGCCTGCCACTAGCCCGTACGGGCAGCCAGTGCCCGGCCAGAAACTGCAGGCGGTTCCTCCACCGCCGCACATGCAACAGGGCCAGCCTCTGCCGCCACAGCCTCCGGTGGTGGGAGGACCAccgccccagcagcagccgccgcctccgcAACAGCCGccatcgcagcagcagcaacagccaccgccggagcagctgcagcaccagCTGCCGAACGGAGGCAAGCCACTGTCGATGGGTCCAGCTGGCGGTCAGCCGCTGATTCCACCATCTcccatgcagcagcagcagcagccacagcagaggAGTGCTCCGCCTGGCATGCCACCCGGTGCACAGGTGCCTCAGCCAGGGGGCCCACCGCGGCCTGGAGCCCCGCCCGGCCAGCATCAGCCGATGCCCAAGCCCAATCGAGTGACCACCGTGGCCAAGCCGGTGGGTCTGGATCCCATCACGCTGCTGCAGGAGCGGGAGAACCGCATTGCGGCCAGAATCTCGCTGCGGAtgcaggagctgcagcgcCTGCCCGCCACCATGTCAGAGGATTTGCGCATTCAAGCGGCCATCGAGCTGAGAGCCCTGCGGGTGCTCAACTTCCAGCGGCAGCTGCGCATGGAGTTCGTGCAGTGCACCAGACGGGACACCACCCTGGAGACGGCGCTGAACATCAAGTTCTACAAGCGGACCAAGAGGCAGGGTCTTCGGGAGGCACGGGCCACCGAGAAGCTggaaaagcaacagaaactgGAGGCCGAGCGGAAGCGGCGGCAGAAGCATCTGGAGTTCCTGGCTGCGGTGCTGCAGCACGGCAAGGATCTGAGGGAGTTCCACCGGAACAATAAG GCTCAGCTGGCGAGGATGAACAAGTCGGTGATGAATTACCATGCGAATGCCGAGCGTGAGcagaagaaggagcaggagcgcaTCGAGAAGGAGCGCATGCGGCGCCTGATGGCTGAGGACGAGGAGGGCTACCGCAAGCTGATCGATCAGAAGAAGGACAAGCGACTGGCCTTCCTGCTCTCGCAGACGGACGAGTACATCAGCAATCTCACGCAGATGGTCAAACAGCACAAGGACGATCAGAtgaagaagaaggaggaggagggcaaGCGCCTGCAGCTCTACAAGAAGGAGCTCCTCATGAGCGGCGAGTATATTGGCATCGATGAGAGCAGCATTGTGGCCGACATGCGGGTGAATGTGATCGAAACGTGCACCGGCAAAAAGCTTACCGGCGACGATGCCCCCATGCTTAAGCATTTGTATCGCTGGCTCAGCATGCATCCTGGCTGGGACTGGAtagacgatgatgatgatggcagcGGCATTGGCGGTTCCATGGGTTCCATGGGCATCAACGAGGACCACAAGCcaaagctggaggagcagccgcagcagtcAACCGAAGATGTCACCGACAAGTCGGCGGCACCACCGCAGCCGGGCGATGACGGTCCCAAGGATCTGATGACGCAGGCCAAGGTGGAGGACGACGAGTACAAGACGGAGGAGCAGACCTACTACAGCATTGCGCACACAATACACGAGAAGGTGTACGAGCAGGCGGCCATCATGGTCAACGGCCAGCTCAAGGAGTACCAGATCAAGGGTCTCGAGTGGCTCGTCTCGctctacaacaacaacctgaACGGCATCCTGGCCGATGAGATGGGCCTGGGCAAGACCATCCAGACGATTTCCCTCGTGACCTATCTGATGGACCGCAAGAAGGTGATGGGTCCCTTCCTGATCATCGTGCCGCTGTCCACGCTGCCCAATTGGGTGCTCGAGTTCGAAAAGTGGGCACCCGCCGTGAGCGTGGTCAGCTACAAGGGCAGCCCCCAGGGCCGCAGGCTGCTGCAGAACCAGATGCGTGCCACCAAGTTCAATGTGCTGCTGACGACATACGAGTACGTGATCAAGGACAAGGCGGTGCTGGCGAAGATCCAGTGGAAGTACATGATCATCGACGAGGGACATCGCATGAAGAACCATCACTGCAAGCTCACCCAGGTGCTGAACACCCACTACATAGCCCCGTATCGGCTGCTGCTCACGGGCACACCGCTCCAGAACAAGCTGCCCGAACTGTGGGCCCTGCTCAACTTCCTGCTGCCCTCCATCTTCAAGTCCTGCTCCACCTTTGAGCAATGGTTCAATGCCCCATTCGCCACCACCGGCGAGAAGGTCGAGCTGAACGAGGAGGAGACCATTCTGATCATTCGTCGTCTGCACAAGGTGCTGCGCCCCTTCCTGCTGCGACGCCTCAAGAAGGAGGTGGAACACCAGCTGCCCGACAAGGTCGAGTACATCATCAAGTGCGACATGTCGGCGCTGCAGCGTGTGCTCTACAAGCACATGCAGAGCAAGGGCGTCCTGCTCACCGATGGCTCCGAGAAGGGAAAGCACGGCAAGGGTGGGGCCAAGGCCCTGATGAACACAATTGTTCAGCTGCGGAAGCTGTGCAACCATCCGTTCATGTTCCAGGCCATCGAGGAGAAGTATTGCGACCACACCGGAGGCCATGGCGTCGTCTCGG GTCCGGATCTATATCGCGTGTCGGGAAAATTCGAGCTGCTTGATCGCATCCTACCAAAGCTGAAGGCCACCAACCACAGGGTGTTGCTCTTCTGTCAGATGACCCAGTGCATGACCATCATAGAGGACTATCTCAGCTGGCGCCAGTTTGGATATCTGCGCTTGGACGGCACCACCAAGGCGGAGGATCGTGGCGAGCTGCTGCGCAAATTCAATGCCAAGGGATCGGACATCTTTGTCTTTTTGCTGTCGACACGCGCCGGTGGCCTGGGTCTCAATTTGCAGACCGCCGACACGGTGGTGATCTTCGATTCGGATTGGAATCCCCATCAGGATCTGCAGGCGCAGGATCGTGCCCATCGTATTGGGCAGCGCAACGAGGTGCGCGTGCTCCGCCTGATGACGGTCAATTCGGTGGAGGAGCGCATCCTGGCCGCGGCCAGGTACAAGCTGAACATGGACGAGAAGGTCATCCAGGCGGGCATGTTCGATCAGAAGTCGACGGGCAGCGAGCGGCAGCAGTTCTTGCAAACGATCCTGCATCAGGACGacaacgaggaggaggaagagaaCGAGGTGCCCGACGATGAGATGATCAACATGATGATTGCCCGCAGCGAGGAGGAAGTCGAGATTTTCAAGCGCATGGATGTCGATCGCAAGAAGGAGGACGACGAAATCCATCCGGGCAGGGAGCGTCTCATCGACGAGTCCGAGCTGCCCGACTGGCTGACCAAGGACGATGAGGAAGTCGAACGTTTCCACTATCAATACGATGAAGACACCATTCTGG GTCGCGGCTCGCGCCAGCGCAAGGAAGTGGACTACACGGACAGTCTCACCGAGAAGGAGTGGCTGaaggccatcgacgagggtgcTGAattcgaggaggaggaggaagaggacgATTCCAAGCGAAAGCGTCGCAAGCGCAAGAACCGCAAGGAGGAGTCCGACGACGATTCGCTCATCCTCAAGCGTCGCCGACGCCAGAATCTGGACAAGCGCGCCAAAAAGCAGATGCACAAGATCATGAATGCCGTCATCAAGGTCACCCAGGATGGGCGCACCCTCTCGGAGCCTTTCATGAAGCTGCCTTCGCGTCAGCGTCTGCCCGACTATTACGATATCATCAAGCGGCCATTggacatcaagaagattctgcAGCGCATCGAGGACTGCAAGTACGCGGATCTCAATGAGCTGGAGAAGGACTTCATGCAGCTGTGCCAGAATGCCCAGATCTACAACGAGGAAGCCTCGCTCATCTATCTGGACTCGATTGCTCTGCAGAAGATCTTCGTGGGCGCCAGGCAAAAGGTGACGGCAgccgccgatgccgctgctgtggccTCCGGCGACAATACGGGCGAGGCGCACGGCAATGGAGGTGGTGGCTCCGACAATTCGgacaacgatgacgatgatggtgGGGACGATGGCTCCGACGATGAGGAGATTGCCACCacatcggcggcggcggtgaaGATGAAGCTGAAACTGAACAAATCTCTGGCCAGTGCCCCCTCAACGCCCACCCAACCATCGACGAACGTGAGCAGTGGTGCGGCCACAACATCCAAGAAGCAGACGCGCCGCAAGCGGGCACAAAAGAAGTACACCATATcggacgacgatgacgatgacatgGACTAG
- the brm gene encoding ATP-dependent helicase brm isoform X1, with translation MASPSPANSPMPPPQAPSPMAPPSQSPAPSPHSPYPHQQPGPPQGPPPGAPPHMQGPPPPGHPAAYGHPMQHGPPGQGPPPHHMPPHHQGMIFSKGPHMGMQMPPTGPNMSPIGYQTHGMPPNAPGTQPCIVSPGGPPGGPPPPERSSQENLHALQRAIDSMEEKGLQEDPRYSQLLAMRATSKHQHLNGNQVNLLRTQITAYRLLARNKPISMQMQQALQAAQQQPPPGPPIGPPGTPGGPPPGPQQQQQQHPGQPPVPPQQQQQQQQQPPPVTGTPPQCSTPPATSPYGQPVPGQKLQAVPPPPHMQQGQPLPPQPPVVGGPPPQQQPPPPQQPPSQQQQQPPPEQLQHQLPNGGKPLSMGPAGGQPLIPPSPMQQQQQPQQRSAPPGMPPGAQVPQPGGPPRPGAPPGQHQPMPKPNRVTTVAKPVGLDPITLLQERENRIAARISLRMQELQRLPATMSEDLRIQAAIELRALRVLNFQRQLRMEFVQCTRRDTTLETALNIKFYKRTKRQGLREARATEKLEKQQKLEAERKRRQKHLEFLAAVLQHGKDLREFHRNNKAQLARMNKSVMNYHANAEREQKKEQERIEKERMRRLMAEDEEGYRKLIDQKKDKRLAFLLSQTDEYISNLTQMVKQHKDDQMKKKEEEGKRLQLYKKELLMSGEYIGIDESSIVADMRVNVIETCTGKKLTGDDAPMLKHLYRWLSMHPGWDWIDDDDDGSGIGGSMGSMGINEDHKPKLEEQPQQSTEDVTDKSAAPPQPGDDGPKDLMTQAKVEDDEYKTEEQTYYSIAHTIHEKVYEQAAIMVNGQLKEYQIKGLEWLVSLYNNNLNGILADEMGLGKTIQTISLVTYLMDRKKVMGPFLIIVPLSTLPNWVLEFEKWAPAVSVVSYKGSPQGRRLLQNQMRATKFNVLLTTYEYVIKDKAVLAKIQWKYMIIDEGHRMKNHHCKLTQVLNTHYIAPYRLLLTGTPLQNKLPELWALLNFLLPSIFKSCSTFEQWFNAPFATTGEKVELNEEETILIIRRLHKVLRPFLLRRLKKEVEHQLPDKVEYIIKCDMSALQRVLYKHMQSKGVLLTDGSEKGKHGKGGAKALMNTIVQLRKLCNHPFMFQAIEEKYCDHTGGHGVVSGPDLYRVSGKFELLDRILPKLKATNHRVLLFCQMTQCMTIIEDYLSWRQFGYLRLDGTTKAEDRGELLRKFNAKGSDIFVFLLSTRAGGLGLNLQTADTVVIFDSDWNPHQDLQAQDRAHRIGQRNEVRVLRLMTVNSVEERILAAARYKLNMDEKVIQAGMFDQKSTGSERQQFLQTILHQDDNEEEEENEVPDDEMINMMIARSEEEVEIFKRMDVDRKKEDDEIHPGRERLIDESELPDWLTKDDEEVERFHYQYDEDTILGRGSRQRKEVDYTDSLTEKEWLKAIDEGAEFEEEEEEDDSKRKRRKRKNRKEESDDDSLILKRRRRQNLDKRAKKQMHKIMNAVIKVTQDGRTLSEPFMKLPSRQRLPDYYDIIKRPLDIKKILQRIEDCKYADLNELEKDFMQLCQNAQIYNEEASLIYLDSIALQKIFVGARQKVTAAADAAAVASGDNTGEAHGNGGGGSDNSDNDDDDGGDDGSDDEEIATTSAAAVKMKLKLNKSLASAPSTPTQPSTNVSSGAATTSKKQTRRKRAQKKYTISDDDDDDMD, from the exons ATGGCCTCGCCCTCGCCGGCGAACAGTCCCATGCCGCCACCACAGGCGCCCAGCCCGATGGCACCACCCTCACAGAGCCCAGCACCCTCGCCACATAGTCCGTACCCGCATCAGCAGCCGGGGCCGCCACAGGGACCACCGCCTGGAGCACCGCCCCACATGCAAGGGCCCCCGCCACCGGGCCACCCGGCTGCGTACGGACATCCGATGCAGCATGGACCACCAGGACAGGGCCCACCTCCGCATCATATGCCGCCACATCATCAGGGAATGA ttttctcaaaagGTCCGCACATGGGAATGCAGATGCCGCCGACGGGACCGAATATGTCGCCCATCGGATATCAGACACACGGAATGCCTCCCAAT GCACCTGGCACACAACCGTGCATAGTCTCTCCGGGTGGACCCCCGGGCGGACCACCGCCGCCAGAGCGCTCCAGCCAGGAGAATCTGCACGCCCTGCAGCGGGCCATCGATTCGATGGAGGAGAAGGGACTGCAGGAGGATCCGCGCTACTCCCAGCTGCTGGCCATGCGGGCCACCTCGAAGCACCAGCATTTGAATGGCAATCAGGTCAATCTGTTGCGCACACAGATTACTGCCTACCGGCTGCTGGCGCGGAATAAGCCCATATCCATGCAGATGCAGCAGGCGCTGCAGGCGGCCCAGCAGCAACCGCCGCCAGGGCCACCGATTGGGCCACCGGGCACGCCCGGAGGACCCCCGCCtgggccgcagcagcagcaacagcagcatccagGTCAACCGCCAGTTCcacctcagcagcagcagcaacaacagcagcagccgccgccagtCACAGGAACGCCGCCGCAATGCTCCACACCGCCTGCCACTAGCCCGTACGGGCAGCCAGTGCCCGGCCAGAAACTGCAGGCGGTTCCTCCACCGCCGCACATGCAACAGGGCCAGCCTCTGCCGCCACAGCCTCCGGTGGTGGGAGGACCAccgccccagcagcagccgccgcctccgcAACAGCCGccatcgcagcagcagcaacagccaccgccggagcagctgcagcaccagCTGCCGAACGGAGGCAAGCCACTGTCGATGGGTCCAGCTGGCGGTCAGCCGCTGATTCCACCATCTcccatgcagcagcagcagcagccacagcagaggAGTGCTCCGCCTGGCATGCCACCCGGTGCACAGGTGCCTCAGCCAGGGGGCCCACCGCGGCCTGGAGCCCCGCCCGGCCAGCATCAGCCGATGCCCAAGCCCAATCGAGTGACCACCGTGGCCAAGCCGGTGGGTCTGGATCCCATCACGCTGCTGCAGGAGCGGGAGAACCGCATTGCGGCCAGAATCTCGCTGCGGAtgcaggagctgcagcgcCTGCCCGCCACCATGTCAGAGGATTTGCGCATTCAAGCGGCCATCGAGCTGAGAGCCCTGCGGGTGCTCAACTTCCAGCGGCAGCTGCGCATGGAGTTCGTGCAGTGCACCAGACGGGACACCACCCTGGAGACGGCGCTGAACATCAAGTTCTACAAGCGGACCAAGAGGCAGGGTCTTCGGGAGGCACGGGCCACCGAGAAGCTggaaaagcaacagaaactgGAGGCCGAGCGGAAGCGGCGGCAGAAGCATCTGGAGTTCCTGGCTGCGGTGCTGCAGCACGGCAAGGATCTGAGGGAGTTCCACCGGAACAATAAG GCTCAGCTGGCGAGGATGAACAAGTCGGTGATGAATTACCATGCGAATGCCGAGCGTGAGcagaagaaggagcaggagcgcaTCGAGAAGGAGCGCATGCGGCGCCTGATGGCTGAGGACGAGGAGGGCTACCGCAAGCTGATCGATCAGAAGAAGGACAAGCGACTGGCCTTCCTGCTCTCGCAGACGGACGAGTACATCAGCAATCTCACGCAGATGGTCAAACAGCACAAGGACGATCAGAtgaagaagaaggaggaggagggcaaGCGCCTGCAGCTCTACAAGAAGGAGCTCCTCATGAGCGGCGAGTATATTGGCATCGATGAGAGCAGCATTGTGGCCGACATGCGGGTGAATGTGATCGAAACGTGCACCGGCAAAAAGCTTACCGGCGACGATGCCCCCATGCTTAAGCATTTGTATCGCTGGCTCAGCATGCATCCTGGCTGGGACTGGAtagacgatgatgatgatggcagcGGCATTGGCGGTTCCATGGGTTCCATGGGCATCAACGAGGACCACAAGCcaaagctggaggagcagccgcagcagtcAACCGAAGATGTCACCGACAAGTCGGCGGCACCACCGCAGCCGGGCGATGACGGTCCCAAGGATCTGATGACGCAGGCCAAGGTGGAGGACGACGAGTACAAGACGGAGGAGCAGACCTACTACAGCATTGCGCACACAATACACGAGAAGGTGTACGAGCAGGCGGCCATCATGGTCAACGGCCAGCTCAAGGAGTACCAGATCAAGGGTCTCGAGTGGCTCGTCTCGctctacaacaacaacctgaACGGCATCCTGGCCGATGAGATGGGCCTGGGCAAGACCATCCAGACGATTTCCCTCGTGACCTATCTGATGGACCGCAAGAAGGTGATGGGTCCCTTCCTGATCATCGTGCCGCTGTCCACGCTGCCCAATTGGGTGCTCGAGTTCGAAAAGTGGGCACCCGCCGTGAGCGTGGTCAGCTACAAGGGCAGCCCCCAGGGCCGCAGGCTGCTGCAGAACCAGATGCGTGCCACCAAGTTCAATGTGCTGCTGACGACATACGAGTACGTGATCAAGGACAAGGCGGTGCTGGCGAAGATCCAGTGGAAGTACATGATCATCGACGAGGGACATCGCATGAAGAACCATCACTGCAAGCTCACCCAGGTGCTGAACACCCACTACATAGCCCCGTATCGGCTGCTGCTCACGGGCACACCGCTCCAGAACAAGCTGCCCGAACTGTGGGCCCTGCTCAACTTCCTGCTGCCCTCCATCTTCAAGTCCTGCTCCACCTTTGAGCAATGGTTCAATGCCCCATTCGCCACCACCGGCGAGAAGGTCGAGCTGAACGAGGAGGAGACCATTCTGATCATTCGTCGTCTGCACAAGGTGCTGCGCCCCTTCCTGCTGCGACGCCTCAAGAAGGAGGTGGAACACCAGCTGCCCGACAAGGTCGAGTACATCATCAAGTGCGACATGTCGGCGCTGCAGCGTGTGCTCTACAAGCACATGCAGAGCAAGGGCGTCCTGCTCACCGATGGCTCCGAGAAGGGAAAGCACGGCAAGGGTGGGGCCAAGGCCCTGATGAACACAATTGTTCAGCTGCGGAAGCTGTGCAACCATCCGTTCATGTTCCAGGCCATCGAGGAGAAGTATTGCGACCACACCGGAGGCCATGGCGTCGTCTCGG GTCCGGATCTATATCGCGTGTCGGGAAAATTCGAGCTGCTTGATCGCATCCTACCAAAGCTGAAGGCCACCAACCACAGGGTGTTGCTCTTCTGTCAGATGACCCAGTGCATGACCATCATAGAGGACTATCTCAGCTGGCGCCAGTTTGGATATCTGCGCTTGGACGGCACCACCAAGGCGGAGGATCGTGGCGAGCTGCTGCGCAAATTCAATGCCAAGGGATCGGACATCTTTGTCTTTTTGCTGTCGACACGCGCCGGTGGCCTGGGTCTCAATTTGCAGACCGCCGACACGGTGGTGATCTTCGATTCGGATTGGAATCCCCATCAGGATCTGCAGGCGCAGGATCGTGCCCATCGTATTGGGCAGCGCAACGAGGTGCGCGTGCTCCGCCTGATGACGGTCAATTCGGTGGAGGAGCGCATCCTGGCCGCGGCCAGGTACAAGCTGAACATGGACGAGAAGGTCATCCAGGCGGGCATGTTCGATCAGAAGTCGACGGGCAGCGAGCGGCAGCAGTTCTTGCAAACGATCCTGCATCAGGACGacaacgaggaggaggaagagaaCGAGGTGCCCGACGATGAGATGATCAACATGATGATTGCCCGCAGCGAGGAGGAAGTCGAGATTTTCAAGCGCATGGATGTCGATCGCAAGAAGGAGGACGACGAAATCCATCCGGGCAGGGAGCGTCTCATCGACGAGTCCGAGCTGCCCGACTGGCTGACCAAGGACGATGAGGAAGTCGAACGTTTCCACTATCAATACGATGAAGACACCATTCTGG GTCGCGGCTCGCGCCAGCGCAAGGAAGTGGACTACACGGACAGTCTCACCGAGAAGGAGTGGCTGaaggccatcgacgagggtgcTGAattcgaggaggaggaggaagaggacgATTCCAAGCGAAAGCGTCGCAAGCGCAAGAACCGCAAGGAGGAGTCCGACGACGATTCGCTCATCCTCAAGCGTCGCCGACGCCAGAATCTGGACAAGCGCGCCAAAAAGCAGATGCACAAGATCATGAATGCCGTCATCAAGGTCACCCAGGATGGGCGCACCCTCTCGGAGCCTTTCATGAAGCTGCCTTCGCGTCAGCGTCTGCCCGACTATTACGATATCATCAAGCGGCCATTggacatcaagaagattctgcAGCGCATCGAGGACTGCAAGTACGCGGATCTCAATGAGCTGGAGAAGGACTTCATGCAGCTGTGCCAGAATGCCCAGATCTACAACGAGGAAGCCTCGCTCATCTATCTGGACTCGATTGCTCTGCAGAAGATCTTCGTGGGCGCCAGGCAAAAGGTGACGGCAgccgccgatgccgctgctgtggccTCCGGCGACAATACGGGCGAGGCGCACGGCAATGGAGGTGGTGGCTCCGACAATTCGgacaacgatgacgatgatggtgGGGACGATGGCTCCGACGATGAGGAGATTGCCACCacatcggcggcggcggtgaaGATGAAGCTGAAACTGAACAAATCTCTGGCCAGTGCCCCCTCAACGCCCACCCAACCATCGACGAACGTGAGCAGTGGTGCGGCCACAACATCCAAGAAGCAGACGCGCCGCAAGCGGGCACAAAAGAAGTACACCATATcggacgacgatgacgatgacatgGACTAG
- the LOC4812400 gene encoding inositol monophosphatase 1, producing MAASRELIEELYTFIYPLAVRAGAILLEGYENAGKAVSLKDGEFYNVVTAYDNQIEEFLMEQILASYPDHKFIGEEDTHKNNNVTKELTDAPTWIIDPIDGTSNFIKQIPHFSVSIGLSIHKQIVLGVVNNPAQKKLYTAKLGQGAFCNGEAIHVSSCEHLNDANVAYEVCLLHAPKIRNKHIKRIYHVGSHARRLLAYSAVVDSLCMVAAGNLDAFHIEDMFPWDCAAGYLLIREAGGVVTHPYGGPFEIMKPDLICAGTESLRAEIEQLIRKADQEKHVGGGDSE from the exons ATGGCGGCCAGCAGGGAGCTAATTGAGGAGCTGTACACCTTcatctatccgctggcagtgCGAGCGGGAGCAATACTCCTCGAGGGCTACGAGAACGCGGGCAAGGCAGTGTCCCTCAAGGATGGGGAGTTCTACAACGTGGTGACCGCCTATGACAATCAGATAGAGGAGTTCCTCATGGAGCAGATACTGGCCAGCTATCCGGACCACAAGTTCATCGGGGAGGAGGACACGCACAAGAACAACAATGTGACCAAGGAGCTAACGGATGCCCCCACCTGGATCATTGATCCCATCGATGGCACGTCCAATTTCATCAAACAAATTCCCCATTTCTCTGTCTCCATTGGCCTGTCCATCCACAAACAGATCGTGCTGGGAGTGGTCAACAATCCCGCCCAGAAGAAGCTATACACCGCCAAGCTGGGGCAGGGCGCCTTCTGCAATGGCGAGGCCATCCACGTGAGCAGCTGCGAGCATCTGAATGACGCCAATGTGGCCTACGAAGTGTGTCTGCTGCACGCCCCAAAGATCCGCAACAAGCACATCAAGCGCATCTATCACGTGGGATCGCATGCCAGGCG CCTTCTGGCCTACTCGGCTGTGGTGGATTCCCTGTGCATGGTCGCTGCCGGCAATCTGGATGCCTTCCACATCGAGGACATGTTCCCCTGGGACTGTGCCGCCGGCTACTTGCTCATCCGGGAGGCTGGCGGTGTGGTAACCCATCCCTATGGCGGCCCCTTTGAGATCATGAAACCAGACCTCATATGTGCTGGCACCGAGTCCCTGCGGGCGGAGATCGAGCAGCTCATACGCAAGGCGGACCAGGAGAAGCATGTGGGGGGTGGCGATAGTGAATGA